A stretch of the Sylvia atricapilla isolate bSylAtr1 chromosome 28, bSylAtr1.pri, whole genome shotgun sequence genome encodes the following:
- the DUSP11 gene encoding RNA/RNP complex-1-interacting phosphatase isoform X2 produces the protein MAGGRGALRVPERWTDYIPLGCRMPGTRFIAFKVPLKKSFDQNLLPEERFSPRDLIRKVEERKEELGLIIDLTYTTRYYGREDLPPTLRYTKIVTMGHKIPNKKTISMFRYMVKKFLTRNKDNDKLIGVHCTHGLNRTGYLVCRYLIDVEGMEPNAAIELFNKSRGHPIERINYIRDLQKRALKNCEPKNSGSDVFREKGSAPAKPQKQLVKHHPSQAPLAVPRFPCRSPSSTKEQRPDPRAQGQPQELGHGHRALGQRQQEHLEQRHLEQKKLERRQQKKLKQLEQNHLERHHQEQRQQKKQNHQEQRQKKKLKHLEQNHLEQRQQKKLKHLEQNHQEQRQLEEQHHKKMKHQEQRQLEEQHHLEQRQQKKLKYQEQNHEEQRQQKKVKYLEQNHLEQRQLEEQNHLEQRQQKKLKHLEQNHLEPNHQEQRQKKMKHLEQNHLEQRQLEEQHHLEQREQKKLKHLEQNHQEQRQQKKLKHQEQRQQKKLKHQEQRQLEEQHPVEQRQPCSSAPRNCWLPQELSPARKRRRRKHELKEQEMS, from the exons ATGGCGGGGGGCAGAGGGGCCTTGCGTGTCCCGGAGCG GTGGACTGACTACATCCCGCTGGGCTGCAGGATGCCGGGCACGCGTTTCATTGCCTTCAAAGTGCCCCTGAAGAAG AGTTTTGACCAGAACCTTCTGCCAGAGGAGAGGTTTTCCCCCCGTGACCTCATCAGGAAGGTGGAGGAGcggaaggaggagctggggctgatcATTGACCTGACGTACACCACGCGCTACTACGGCCGCGAG GATCTGCCCCCCACGCTGCGCTACACCAAGATCGTGACCATGGGACACAAAATCCCCAACAAAAAGACCATTTCCATGTTCAGATACATGGTGAAAAAGTTCCTGACACGCAACAAAGACAACG ACAAACTCATCGGGGTGCACTGCACACATGGCTTGAACAGGACTGGCTACTTGGTGTGTAG GTACCTGATCGATGTTGAAGGCATGGAGCCAAATGCTGCCATAGAGT TGTTCAACAAATCTCGAGGGCATCCCATAGAGAGAATCAACTACATCCGGGATCTGCAGAAGAGAGCCCTGAAAAA ctgtgaacCGAAGAATTCGGGCTCAGATGTCTTCAGGGAAAAAGGCAGTGCCCCAGCCAAGCCCCAAAAGCAGCTGGTGAAGCACCACCCAAGCCAAGcccccctggcagtgcccag atttccctgcaggagccccagcagcaccaaggaGCAGAGGCCTGaccccagggctcagggacagccccaggagctgggacatgggcacagagccctggggcagaggcagcaggagcatctGGAGCAGAGGCATCTGGAGCAGAAGAAGCTGGAGCGGAGGCAGCAGAAGAAGCTGAAACAGCTGGAGCAGAATCATCTGGAACGGCATCatcaggagcagaggcagcagaaaaag CAGAATCatcaggagcagaggcagaagaagAAGCTGAAACATCTGGAGCAGAATCACCTggaacagaggcagcagaaaaagttaaaacatCTGGAGCAGAATCATCAGGAGCAGAgacagctggaggagcagcatcaC aagaagATGAAACatcaggagcagaggcagctggaggagcagcatcacctggagcagagacagcagaaaaagctaaaatatcAGGAGCAGAATcatgaggagcagaggcagcagaaaaaggtgaaatatCTGGAGCAGAATCACCTGGAGcaaaggcagctggaggagcagaatcacctggagcagagacagcagaaaaagcTAAAACATCTGGAGCAGAATCACCTGGAGCCGAATCatcaggagcagaggcagaagaagATGAAACATCTGGAGCAGAATCATCT ggagcagaggcagctggaggagcagcatcacctggagcagagagagcagaaaaagcTAAAACATCTGGAGCAGAATCatcaggagcagaggcagcaaaagaaa ttaaaacatcaggagcagaggcagcagaagaagctgaaacatcaggagcagaggcagctggaggagcagcatcccgtggagcagaggcagccctgcagctcgGCCCCCAGGAACTGttggctgccccaggagctgtccccTGCCAGGAAACGCCGGCGCAGGAAACACGAACTGAAGGAGCAGGAAATGTCCTGA
- the DUSP11 gene encoding RNA/RNP complex-1-interacting phosphatase isoform X1, with product MAGGRGALRVPERWTDYIPLGCRMPGTRFIAFKVPLKKSFDQNLLPEERFSPRDLIRKVEERKEELGLIIDLTYTTRYYGREDLPPTLRYTKIVTMGHKIPNKKTISMFRYMVKKFLTRNKDNDKLIGVHCTHGLNRTGYLVCRYLIDVEGMEPNAAIELFNKSRGHPIERINYIRDLQKRALKNSCEPKNSGSDVFREKGSAPAKPQKQLVKHHPSQAPLAVPRFPCRSPSSTKEQRPDPRAQGQPQELGHGHRALGQRQQEHLEQRHLEQKKLERRQQKKLKQLEQNHLERHHQEQRQQKKQNHQEQRQKKKLKHLEQNHLEQRQQKKLKHLEQNHQEQRQLEEQHHKKMKHQEQRQLEEQHHLEQRQQKKLKYQEQNHEEQRQQKKVKYLEQNHLEQRQLEEQNHLEQRQQKKLKHLEQNHLEPNHQEQRQKKMKHLEQNHLEQRQLEEQHHLEQREQKKLKHLEQNHQEQRQQKKLKHQEQRQQKKLKHQEQRQLEEQHPVEQRQPCSSAPRNCWLPQELSPARKRRRRKHELKEQEMS from the exons ATGGCGGGGGGCAGAGGGGCCTTGCGTGTCCCGGAGCG GTGGACTGACTACATCCCGCTGGGCTGCAGGATGCCGGGCACGCGTTTCATTGCCTTCAAAGTGCCCCTGAAGAAG AGTTTTGACCAGAACCTTCTGCCAGAGGAGAGGTTTTCCCCCCGTGACCTCATCAGGAAGGTGGAGGAGcggaaggaggagctggggctgatcATTGACCTGACGTACACCACGCGCTACTACGGCCGCGAG GATCTGCCCCCCACGCTGCGCTACACCAAGATCGTGACCATGGGACACAAAATCCCCAACAAAAAGACCATTTCCATGTTCAGATACATGGTGAAAAAGTTCCTGACACGCAACAAAGACAACG ACAAACTCATCGGGGTGCACTGCACACATGGCTTGAACAGGACTGGCTACTTGGTGTGTAG GTACCTGATCGATGTTGAAGGCATGGAGCCAAATGCTGCCATAGAGT TGTTCAACAAATCTCGAGGGCATCCCATAGAGAGAATCAACTACATCCGGGATCTGCAGAAGAGAGCCCTGAAAAA cagctgtgaacCGAAGAATTCGGGCTCAGATGTCTTCAGGGAAAAAGGCAGTGCCCCAGCCAAGCCCCAAAAGCAGCTGGTGAAGCACCACCCAAGCCAAGcccccctggcagtgcccag atttccctgcaggagccccagcagcaccaaggaGCAGAGGCCTGaccccagggctcagggacagccccaggagctgggacatgggcacagagccctggggcagaggcagcaggagcatctGGAGCAGAGGCATCTGGAGCAGAAGAAGCTGGAGCGGAGGCAGCAGAAGAAGCTGAAACAGCTGGAGCAGAATCATCTGGAACGGCATCatcaggagcagaggcagcagaaaaag CAGAATCatcaggagcagaggcagaagaagAAGCTGAAACATCTGGAGCAGAATCACCTggaacagaggcagcagaaaaagttaaaacatCTGGAGCAGAATCATCAGGAGCAGAgacagctggaggagcagcatcaC aagaagATGAAACatcaggagcagaggcagctggaggagcagcatcacctggagcagagacagcagaaaaagctaaaatatcAGGAGCAGAATcatgaggagcagaggcagcagaaaaaggtgaaatatCTGGAGCAGAATCACCTGGAGcaaaggcagctggaggagcagaatcacctggagcagagacagcagaaaaagcTAAAACATCTGGAGCAGAATCACCTGGAGCCGAATCatcaggagcagaggcagaagaagATGAAACATCTGGAGCAGAATCATCT ggagcagaggcagctggaggagcagcatcacctggagcagagagagcagaaaaagcTAAAACATCTGGAGCAGAATCatcaggagcagaggcagcaaaagaaa ttaaaacatcaggagcagaggcagcagaagaagctgaaacatcaggagcagaggcagctggaggagcagcatcccgtggagcagaggcagccctgcagctcgGCCCCCAGGAACTGttggctgccccaggagctgtccccTGCCAGGAAACGCCGGCGCAGGAAACACGAACTGAAGGAGCAGGAAATGTCCTGA
- the DUSP11 gene encoding RNA/RNP complex-1-interacting phosphatase isoform X6 yields MAGGRGALRVPERWTDYIPLGCRMPGTRFIAFKVPLKKSFDQNLLPEERFSPRDLIRKVEERKEELGLIIDLTYTTRYYGREDLPPTLRYTKIVTMGHKIPNKKTISMFRYMVKKFLTRNKDNDKLIGVHCTHGLNRTGYLVCRYLIDVEGMEPNAAIELFNKSRGHPIERINYIRDLQKRALKNSCEPKNSGSDVFREKGSAPAKPQKQLVKHHPSQAPLAVPRFPCRSPSSTKEQRPDPRAQGQPQELGHGHRALGQRQQEHLEQRHLEQKKLERRQQKKLKQLEQNHLERHHQEQRQQKKQNHQEQRQKKKLKHLEQNHLEQRQQKKLKHLEQNHQEQRQLEEQHHKKMKHQEQRQLEEQHHLEQRQQKKLKYQEQNHEEQRQQKKVKYLEQNHLEQRQLEEQNHLEQRQQKKLKHLEQNHLEQNHLEQRQLEEQHHLEQREQKKLKHLEQNHQEQRQQKKLKHQEQRQQKKLKHQEQRQLEEQHPVEQRQPCSSAPRNCWLPQELSPARKRRRRKHELKEQEMS; encoded by the exons ATGGCGGGGGGCAGAGGGGCCTTGCGTGTCCCGGAGCG GTGGACTGACTACATCCCGCTGGGCTGCAGGATGCCGGGCACGCGTTTCATTGCCTTCAAAGTGCCCCTGAAGAAG AGTTTTGACCAGAACCTTCTGCCAGAGGAGAGGTTTTCCCCCCGTGACCTCATCAGGAAGGTGGAGGAGcggaaggaggagctggggctgatcATTGACCTGACGTACACCACGCGCTACTACGGCCGCGAG GATCTGCCCCCCACGCTGCGCTACACCAAGATCGTGACCATGGGACACAAAATCCCCAACAAAAAGACCATTTCCATGTTCAGATACATGGTGAAAAAGTTCCTGACACGCAACAAAGACAACG ACAAACTCATCGGGGTGCACTGCACACATGGCTTGAACAGGACTGGCTACTTGGTGTGTAG GTACCTGATCGATGTTGAAGGCATGGAGCCAAATGCTGCCATAGAGT TGTTCAACAAATCTCGAGGGCATCCCATAGAGAGAATCAACTACATCCGGGATCTGCAGAAGAGAGCCCTGAAAAA cagctgtgaacCGAAGAATTCGGGCTCAGATGTCTTCAGGGAAAAAGGCAGTGCCCCAGCCAAGCCCCAAAAGCAGCTGGTGAAGCACCACCCAAGCCAAGcccccctggcagtgcccag atttccctgcaggagccccagcagcaccaaggaGCAGAGGCCTGaccccagggctcagggacagccccaggagctgggacatgggcacagagccctggggcagaggcagcaggagcatctGGAGCAGAGGCATCTGGAGCAGAAGAAGCTGGAGCGGAGGCAGCAGAAGAAGCTGAAACAGCTGGAGCAGAATCATCTGGAACGGCATCatcaggagcagaggcagcagaaaaag CAGAATCatcaggagcagaggcagaagaagAAGCTGAAACATCTGGAGCAGAATCACCTggaacagaggcagcagaaaaagttaaaacatCTGGAGCAGAATCATCAGGAGCAGAgacagctggaggagcagcatcaC aagaagATGAAACatcaggagcagaggcagctggaggagcagcatcacctggagcagagacagcagaaaaagctaaaatatcAGGAGCAGAATcatgaggagcagaggcagcagaaaaaggtgaaatatCTGGAGCAGAATCACCTGGAGcaaaggcagctggaggagcagaatcacctggagcagagacagcagaaaaagcTAAAACATCTGGAGCAGAAT CATCTGGAGCAGAATCATCT ggagcagaggcagctggaggagcagcatcacctggagcagagagagcagaaaaagcTAAAACATCTGGAGCAGAATCatcaggagcagaggcagcaaaagaaa ttaaaacatcaggagcagaggcagcagaagaagctgaaacatcaggagcagaggcagctggaggagcagcatcccgtggagcagaggcagccctgcagctcgGCCCCCAGGAACTGttggctgccccaggagctgtccccTGCCAGGAAACGCCGGCGCAGGAAACACGAACTGAAGGAGCAGGAAATGTCCTGA
- the DUSP11 gene encoding RNA/RNP complex-1-interacting phosphatase isoform X10, protein MAGGRGALRVPERWTDYIPLGCRMPGTRFIAFKVPLKKSFDQNLLPEERFSPRDLIRKVEERKEELGLIIDLTYTTRYYGREDLPPTLRYTKIVTMGHKIPNKKTISMFRYMVKKFLTRNKDNDKLIGVHCTHGLNRTGYLVCRYLIDVEGMEPNAAIELFNKSRGHPIERINYIRDLQKRALKNSCEPKNSGSDVFREKGSAPAKPQKQLVKHHPSQAPLAVPRFPCRSPSSTKEQRPDPRAQGQPQELGHGHRALGQRQQEHLEQRHLEQKKLERRQQKKLKQLEQNHLERHHQEQRQQKKQNHQEQRQKKKLKHLEQNHLEQRQQKKLKHLEQNHQEQRQLEEQHHKKMKHQEQRQLEEQHHLEQRQQKKLKYQEQNHEEQRQQKKVKYLEQNHLEQRQLEEQNHLEQRQQKKLKHLEQNHLEPNHQEQRQKKMKHLEQNHLEQRQLEEQHHLEQREQKKLKHLEQNHQEQRQQKKRQLEEQHPVEQRQPCSSAPRNCWLPQELSPARKRRRRKHELKEQEMS, encoded by the exons ATGGCGGGGGGCAGAGGGGCCTTGCGTGTCCCGGAGCG GTGGACTGACTACATCCCGCTGGGCTGCAGGATGCCGGGCACGCGTTTCATTGCCTTCAAAGTGCCCCTGAAGAAG AGTTTTGACCAGAACCTTCTGCCAGAGGAGAGGTTTTCCCCCCGTGACCTCATCAGGAAGGTGGAGGAGcggaaggaggagctggggctgatcATTGACCTGACGTACACCACGCGCTACTACGGCCGCGAG GATCTGCCCCCCACGCTGCGCTACACCAAGATCGTGACCATGGGACACAAAATCCCCAACAAAAAGACCATTTCCATGTTCAGATACATGGTGAAAAAGTTCCTGACACGCAACAAAGACAACG ACAAACTCATCGGGGTGCACTGCACACATGGCTTGAACAGGACTGGCTACTTGGTGTGTAG GTACCTGATCGATGTTGAAGGCATGGAGCCAAATGCTGCCATAGAGT TGTTCAACAAATCTCGAGGGCATCCCATAGAGAGAATCAACTACATCCGGGATCTGCAGAAGAGAGCCCTGAAAAA cagctgtgaacCGAAGAATTCGGGCTCAGATGTCTTCAGGGAAAAAGGCAGTGCCCCAGCCAAGCCCCAAAAGCAGCTGGTGAAGCACCACCCAAGCCAAGcccccctggcagtgcccag atttccctgcaggagccccagcagcaccaaggaGCAGAGGCCTGaccccagggctcagggacagccccaggagctgggacatgggcacagagccctggggcagaggcagcaggagcatctGGAGCAGAGGCATCTGGAGCAGAAGAAGCTGGAGCGGAGGCAGCAGAAGAAGCTGAAACAGCTGGAGCAGAATCATCTGGAACGGCATCatcaggagcagaggcagcagaaaaag CAGAATCatcaggagcagaggcagaagaagAAGCTGAAACATCTGGAGCAGAATCACCTggaacagaggcagcagaaaaagttaaaacatCTGGAGCAGAATCATCAGGAGCAGAgacagctggaggagcagcatcaC aagaagATGAAACatcaggagcagaggcagctggaggagcagcatcacctggagcagagacagcagaaaaagctaaaatatcAGGAGCAGAATcatgaggagcagaggcagcagaaaaaggtgaaatatCTGGAGCAGAATCACCTGGAGcaaaggcagctggaggagcagaatcacctggagcagagacagcagaaaaagcTAAAACATCTGGAGCAGAATCACCTGGAGCCGAATCatcaggagcagaggcagaagaagATGAAACATCTGGAGCAGAATCATCT ggagcagaggcagctggaggagcagcatcacctggagcagagagagcagaaaaagcTAAAACATCTGGAGCAGAATCatcaggagcagaggcagcaaaagaaa aggcagctggaggagcagcatcccgtggagcagaggcagccctgcagctcgGCCCCCAGGAACTGttggctgccccaggagctgtccccTGCCAGGAAACGCCGGCGCAGGAAACACGAACTGAAGGAGCAGGAAATGTCCTGA
- the DUSP11 gene encoding RNA/RNP complex-1-interacting phosphatase isoform X5: MAGGRGALRVPERWTDYIPLGCRMPGTRFIAFKVPLKKSFDQNLLPEERFSPRDLIRKVEERKEELGLIIDLTYTTRYYGREDLPPTLRYTKIVTMGHKIPNKKTISMFRYMVKKFLTRNKDNDKLIGVHCTHGLNRTGYLVCRYLIDVEGMEPNAAIELFNKSRGHPIERINYIRDLQKRALKNSCEPKNSGSDVFREKGSAPAKPQKQLVKHHPSQAPLAVPRFPCRSPSSTKEQRPDPRAQGQPQELGHGHRALGQRQQEHLEQRHLEQKKLERRQQKKLKQLEQNHLERHHQEQRQQKKQNHQEQRQKKKLKHLEQNHLEQRQQKKLKHLEQNHQEQRQLEEQHHKKMKHQEQRQLEEQHHLEQRQQKKLKYQEQNHEEQRQQKKVKYLEQNHLEQRQLEEQNHLEQRQQKKLKHLEQNHLEPNHQEQRQKKMKHLEQNHLEQRQLEEQHHLEQREQKKLKHLEQNHQEQRQQKKRQQKKLKHQEQRQLEEQHPVEQRQPCSSAPRNCWLPQELSPARKRRRRKHELKEQEMS, encoded by the exons ATGGCGGGGGGCAGAGGGGCCTTGCGTGTCCCGGAGCG GTGGACTGACTACATCCCGCTGGGCTGCAGGATGCCGGGCACGCGTTTCATTGCCTTCAAAGTGCCCCTGAAGAAG AGTTTTGACCAGAACCTTCTGCCAGAGGAGAGGTTTTCCCCCCGTGACCTCATCAGGAAGGTGGAGGAGcggaaggaggagctggggctgatcATTGACCTGACGTACACCACGCGCTACTACGGCCGCGAG GATCTGCCCCCCACGCTGCGCTACACCAAGATCGTGACCATGGGACACAAAATCCCCAACAAAAAGACCATTTCCATGTTCAGATACATGGTGAAAAAGTTCCTGACACGCAACAAAGACAACG ACAAACTCATCGGGGTGCACTGCACACATGGCTTGAACAGGACTGGCTACTTGGTGTGTAG GTACCTGATCGATGTTGAAGGCATGGAGCCAAATGCTGCCATAGAGT TGTTCAACAAATCTCGAGGGCATCCCATAGAGAGAATCAACTACATCCGGGATCTGCAGAAGAGAGCCCTGAAAAA cagctgtgaacCGAAGAATTCGGGCTCAGATGTCTTCAGGGAAAAAGGCAGTGCCCCAGCCAAGCCCCAAAAGCAGCTGGTGAAGCACCACCCAAGCCAAGcccccctggcagtgcccag atttccctgcaggagccccagcagcaccaaggaGCAGAGGCCTGaccccagggctcagggacagccccaggagctgggacatgggcacagagccctggggcagaggcagcaggagcatctGGAGCAGAGGCATCTGGAGCAGAAGAAGCTGGAGCGGAGGCAGCAGAAGAAGCTGAAACAGCTGGAGCAGAATCATCTGGAACGGCATCatcaggagcagaggcagcagaaaaag CAGAATCatcaggagcagaggcagaagaagAAGCTGAAACATCTGGAGCAGAATCACCTggaacagaggcagcagaaaaagttaaaacatCTGGAGCAGAATCATCAGGAGCAGAgacagctggaggagcagcatcaC aagaagATGAAACatcaggagcagaggcagctggaggagcagcatcacctggagcagagacagcagaaaaagctaaaatatcAGGAGCAGAATcatgaggagcagaggcagcagaaaaaggtgaaatatCTGGAGCAGAATCACCTGGAGcaaaggcagctggaggagcagaatcacctggagcagagacagcagaaaaagcTAAAACATCTGGAGCAGAATCACCTGGAGCCGAATCatcaggagcagaggcagaagaagATGAAACATCTGGAGCAGAATCATCT ggagcagaggcagctggaggagcagcatcacctggagcagagagagcagaaaaagcTAAAACATCTGGAGCAGAATCatcaggagcagaggcagcaaaagaaa aggcagcagaagaagctgaaacatcaggagcagaggcagctggaggagcagcatcccgtggagcagaggcagccctgcagctcgGCCCCCAGGAACTGttggctgccccaggagctgtccccTGCCAGGAAACGCCGGCGCAGGAAACACGAACTGAAGGAGCAGGAAATGTCCTGA
- the DUSP11 gene encoding RNA/RNP complex-1-interacting phosphatase isoform X4 gives MAGGRGALRVPERWTDYIPLGCRMPGTRFIAFKVPLKKSFDQNLLPEERFSPRDLIRKVEERKEELGLIIDLTYTTRYYGREDLPPTLRYTKIVTMGHKIPNKKTISMFRYMVKKFLTRNKDNDKLIGVHCTHGLNRTGYLVCRYLIDVEGMEPNAAIELFNKSRGHPIERINYIRDLQKRALKNCEPKNSGSDVFREKGSAPAKPQKQLVKHHPSQAPLAVPRSPSSTKEQRPDPRAQGQPQELGHGHRALGQRQQEHLEQRHLEQKKLERRQQKKLKQLEQNHLERHHQEQRQQKKQNHQEQRQKKKLKHLEQNHLEQRQQKKLKHLEQNHQEQRQLEEQHHKKMKHQEQRQLEEQHHLEQRQQKKLKYQEQNHEEQRQQKKVKYLEQNHLEQRQLEEQNHLEQRQQKKLKHLEQNHLEPNHQEQRQKKMKHLEQNHLEQRQLEEQHHLEQREQKKLKHLEQNHQEQRQQKKLKHQEQRQQKKLKHQEQRQLEEQHPVEQRQPCSSAPRNCWLPQELSPARKRRRRKHELKEQEMS, from the exons ATGGCGGGGGGCAGAGGGGCCTTGCGTGTCCCGGAGCG GTGGACTGACTACATCCCGCTGGGCTGCAGGATGCCGGGCACGCGTTTCATTGCCTTCAAAGTGCCCCTGAAGAAG AGTTTTGACCAGAACCTTCTGCCAGAGGAGAGGTTTTCCCCCCGTGACCTCATCAGGAAGGTGGAGGAGcggaaggaggagctggggctgatcATTGACCTGACGTACACCACGCGCTACTACGGCCGCGAG GATCTGCCCCCCACGCTGCGCTACACCAAGATCGTGACCATGGGACACAAAATCCCCAACAAAAAGACCATTTCCATGTTCAGATACATGGTGAAAAAGTTCCTGACACGCAACAAAGACAACG ACAAACTCATCGGGGTGCACTGCACACATGGCTTGAACAGGACTGGCTACTTGGTGTGTAG GTACCTGATCGATGTTGAAGGCATGGAGCCAAATGCTGCCATAGAGT TGTTCAACAAATCTCGAGGGCATCCCATAGAGAGAATCAACTACATCCGGGATCTGCAGAAGAGAGCCCTGAAAAA ctgtgaacCGAAGAATTCGGGCTCAGATGTCTTCAGGGAAAAAGGCAGTGCCCCAGCCAAGCCCCAAAAGCAGCTGGTGAAGCACCACCCAAGCCAAGcccccctggcagtgcccag gagccccagcagcaccaaggaGCAGAGGCCTGaccccagggctcagggacagccccaggagctgggacatgggcacagagccctggggcagaggcagcaggagcatctGGAGCAGAGGCATCTGGAGCAGAAGAAGCTGGAGCGGAGGCAGCAGAAGAAGCTGAAACAGCTGGAGCAGAATCATCTGGAACGGCATCatcaggagcagaggcagcagaaaaag CAGAATCatcaggagcagaggcagaagaagAAGCTGAAACATCTGGAGCAGAATCACCTggaacagaggcagcagaaaaagttaaaacatCTGGAGCAGAATCATCAGGAGCAGAgacagctggaggagcagcatcaC aagaagATGAAACatcaggagcagaggcagctggaggagcagcatcacctggagcagagacagcagaaaaagctaaaatatcAGGAGCAGAATcatgaggagcagaggcagcagaaaaaggtgaaatatCTGGAGCAGAATCACCTGGAGcaaaggcagctggaggagcagaatcacctggagcagagacagcagaaaaagcTAAAACATCTGGAGCAGAATCACCTGGAGCCGAATCatcaggagcagaggcagaagaagATGAAACATCTGGAGCAGAATCATCT ggagcagaggcagctggaggagcagcatcacctggagcagagagagcagaaaaagcTAAAACATCTGGAGCAGAATCatcaggagcagaggcagcaaaagaaa ttaaaacatcaggagcagaggcagcagaagaagctgaaacatcaggagcagaggcagctggaggagcagcatcccgtggagcagaggcagccctgcagctcgGCCCCCAGGAACTGttggctgccccaggagctgtccccTGCCAGGAAACGCCGGCGCAGGAAACACGAACTGAAGGAGCAGGAAATGTCCTGA